Within Thermus sediminis, the genomic segment GGGCCCTTGGCCTAGAGGACCGCCCCTGGTACCTGGCTTTCAGGAGCGTGGCCAGGGCCACCGATGAGCGCACGGTGATCTCGGCGGCCCTACCGAGGACAGCGGTCGGGGGCAAGGCGCACCTCCTGGTCCTTCCCTTTCCCGGGCACCAGGCGCTTCTTTTCCTCGCCAATCTGAATGCGTTGGTCCTGGACTACGCCGCCCGCCAAAAGGTGGTTTCCACGGACCTGACCGCTCCCGTGCTGGAACAACTTCCCTTTCTTCCTCCCTCGGCCTACGGGCCCGGGGATCTCCCTTACATCGTCCCCCGGGTCTTGGAGCTCACCTACACCGCCTGGGACCTGGCCCCCCTGGCCCAGGACGTGTGGGAGGGGGCGGAACCGGACCTGAGGGGGGCGATAGAGGCCTGGGCGAAGGGGGCCAGGCTCCACCCGGACACGCCCCCGGACTGGGCCCAAGGCCCCTACCCCTTCCCGCCCTTCGTCTGGGACGAGGAGCGAAGGGCCCTCCTCCGGGCCGAGCTGGACGCCTACTATGCCCGGCTCTATGGCCTAGGCCGCAAGCAACTCCGCTACATCCTGGACCCCAAGGACCTCACCGAGGGGGAGCTAAAGGACATCCTTTCCGACTATGAGGAGGTGGACGACCCCCTGGACGAGGAGGCCTACCAGAAGCGGGTGGAAAAGAGCACCTTCCCCGGCGAAACCTTCCGGGTGCTCAAGGACAAGGACCTGAAGCGCTACGGGAAGTACCGCACGAGGAGGCTGGTGCTCGAGGCGTGGAGGGATCTCTGCAGTAGGGGACCTTAAAGGGGGTGATGCCGAGGGTGAACGGGCAACTGGTGCGGTTGGCTCTGGAAAGGTTTGGTTTATCCACCTATGAGCTGGCGTCGCTCATGAACCTGGAAGCGAGGGGGATCCTAGGCCTTGCAGATCCTTATCCCCGCCCTTATATCCCCTTCCAAGCCGACCTTCTGGCCTGGTTGCTGTCCGATGAGGAGGCGCAACAATACATCCGGTCTCCAAAGATAAGCGTGAATGGGATTGAGGTGCGAGGACACCTGCACCTGGAGGGCGCCACGGTGCTGAAGCCAGCAGAGTTCAATTGGTGCGATCTCCGTTTTGGAGTCTCTTTCAGGGGATCCAAAACAAGCTTTTTGACTTTCATATCGGTTTGGCTGGAAGACCTCCTTATGGATGGCGCAAGGGTGGAGGGACACTTCACTCTCCTCAAAAGCAGAATAGATGGCGTGATTTCTGCGGATTTTGCCACAATAGAGGGCGACTTCCGCTGTAAAGAGGTGAGCTTGAACCCCTCACCCAGAAAGCACAGCGGAACCGAGTACGCCATGCACGCCCCTCGCATCCAAGTAGGGGGGAACTTAGAGCTCAACGATTTAAAGGCCTGTGCACCTCTGTCCTTGCTTTCCGCTAAAATCGGAGGACAACTTATCCTAAAGGAAGTGGAGATAAAGGGTTGCGATGCTTCAGGGATAGCCTTGCAGGCCGACTACGTTAGGGGGGGAGGTCCGGTCTACTTGGAGAGAGTCATCTGCCATGGAGCGATACAACTGGCTGGGAGCGAGTTTGCGGGGCAGATGGTGCTGCGTGGCGTGAAGGTGCGAAGTTCCAGGGACCCCGCTCTGGCGGCTTCCGGGATCAGGGTTCGTGATGTCCTCGTAAGGGATGGCTTCTCTGCCGAAGGAGGCGTGAGGCTGGACGGCGGCCATATTGAGGGCAGTCTGAACCTTTCGGGGCTTTTCTCTGCCCCGGAGCCCCGCAGAGAGAGTGCGGCCCTCGACCTGAGCGGGTCTACCGTGGCAAGCCAGGTGGTGTTTGACACGTCCTTCCACTCTAAGGGGAAGGTGCGAATGGTTTCGACCCGGGTGGCGATTTCCGTGGCCTTCAGTGGAACGTTTGAAAATCCAAACGGGGAGGCAATAGAGGCGATCGGGATGAGGGTAGGGAATAGCGTGGGGTTCACCGAAGGTTTCTCCGTTCAAGGTCTCGTGAGGCTTTATGGCGCGGAGATTGTGGGAACCCTGAAGCTTGAAGGGGCGAGATGGGCAGAGGGGGACGATACCTGGCTCGACCTGAGAAACGCCCGCATAGGGACCTTGGCCGACAGCCCAGAGGCCTGGCCCAGCTTTGACATCTCCGGGGCGGTCTATGAAAACCTCGGGGACAAGGGCTGGACCGTTGACGAGCGCATCAGATGGCTTGGGCGGCAGAGGGTCTTCAGCCCTCAGACCTACGCGCAACTGGCCCAGACCTACTGGAGAAAAGGCGAGGAGGGTTCGGCGGTAAAAGTGCTCATAGCCAAGCAAAACGAGCGCCTCAGACGAGGAGGGCTCAGCCCAGCCTCGCGCCTTGGGCTCTGGGTGGCTAAGGTCACGATGGGTTACGGATACCGGTCCCATTACGCCCTGCTCTGGTTCATCGCCTTGGTGCTCATGGGTTGGACCGTCTACACCTACGCCTCTGAGAGGGGTTACCTCGTCCCCTCTGCTACGGCCGGGGAAACTGGGACGCTCTATCCCCTTTTGTACAGCCTAGATGTGGCCCTGCCGCCTCTGATAGACTTACACCAGGAGAGGCACTGGGCCCTTTCCACCGAGTCCCCTTTGGAGTTGCTCCTCTTTTTCTGGTTGCAGATCTTCCTCGGCTGGGTTCTAACAACGCTCTTTCTGGCCAGTATTTCCGGTCTGGTGAGGAGATTGAGTGAAGCGGGGATCGGGGATAGGAGTTAGTCCGTATGAGCGTCTTTGACCTCCATAAGAGGGCCGTTTCGGAGTACCAGGACTTCATCCGCTCCTTCGTTCACGTGGCTGACGATCGCCTGAAGGCCTACGTGGAGGAGCGGATCCTGGGGGAGGCGGGTCACCTCTGGCCCGAGCCCCTGGTCCAGCTTTCCCCCGCCTACGAGCCCGGAGAGACGGTGGACGAGCTGGCCCAGGCGGGCCTCCTCCATCCCACCACCGCCCGGATCTTCCGCCGGGCCGATGGGTCTCCCTTCCGCCTCTACCGCCACCAGGTGGAGGCCATCCGGAGGACCAGGGAGGGGAGGAGCTACGTCCTCACCTCGGGGACAGGCTCGGGGAAGAGCTTCGCCTACTTCATCCCCATCGTGGACCTGGCGGTCCGCCATCCTGGCCTGAAGGGTCCCCTGGCCCTCGTGGTCTACCCCATGAACGCCCTGGTCAACTCCCAGCTCCACGCCCTCGAGGAGCTCCAGCGGCGGTACGAGGAGCGCTACGGCCCCTTCCCCCTCCGCTTCGCCCGCTACACGGGCCAGACCGGCGAGGACAAGAGGCGGGCCCTCCGGGAGAATCCCCCCCACCTCCTTCTCACCAACTACGTCATGGGGGAGTACCTCCTGACCCGCCCGGAGGACCGGGCCCTCGTCTCCCCGCCCCCCTCCCAAGCCCCCTTCTTCCTGGTCTTCGACGAGCTCCACACCTACCGGGGCCGGCAGGGGGCGGACGTGGCCCTCCTGGCCCGGCGCCTCAGGGCCCGGATAGGGGAGAGGCCCGTCCTCCACGTGGGCACCAGCGCCACCCTCATCGCCCGGGAGGGGGCCACCCCTAAGGAGCGGCGGGAGGCGGTGGCCCGCTTTGCCTCCACCTTCTTCGGCGCGGACATCCCCCCGGAGGACGTAGTGGAGGAGGTCCTCCGCCCCGCCACCCGGGGAGGGCCCCCCTCGGAGGAGGAGCTTCGGGCCGGGGCCAGGACCCCCCTTCCCCGGGACCTCGAGGGCTTCCGCTCCCACCCTCTGGCCCGCTTCGTGGAGCACGCCCTGGGCCTGGAAGGGGAAGAGGGGGGGTACCGGAGGCGACGCCCCAGGCCCCTCTCCCAGGTGGCGGAGGAGCTCGCCAAGCGGGCGGGCCTACCCCCGGAGGAGGCCAAGGGGCTCCTGGAGGAGGCTCTCCAGGTGGGGGCGAGCCTGAAGGACCACGGCCGGCCCGTCTTCGCCTTCAAGCTCCACCAGTTCATCTCCCAGACCTCCGTGGTGCGGGCGAGCCTGGAGGCGCCGGAGGTGCGGGAGTTCGGCCATGAGCCTTTCAGCGAAAGCGGCAAGCTCCTCTACCCCCTCTACCTCTGCCGGAACTGCGGCCAGGACTACTACGCCGTGGTGGAGGCGGACGGCCGCTTCCTCCCAAACGAGGCCCTGGTGGGCGGGGAGGTGGAGGAGGGAGAGGTGGGCTACCTAGCCTTTGTTGAGGACTTCGATCCCCAAAGGGACCTCCCCGAGGGGTGGTTTGACCAGAGGGGAAGGCTCAAGTCTCCCTGGAGGGAACGGGCCCCCCGCCCCATCCGGGTGGACCTCGAGGGGAGAGTCCGGGAGGAGGGGGCTACCGAGGCCACCCTCTTCTACTACCAGCCCGCCCCCTTCAGCCTCTGCCTCCGGTGCGGGGCGGACTGGAGCGGCCAGGAGCGGGAGTTCACCAAGCTCACCTACCTGGGGAGCGAGGGGCGCACCTCGGCCACCACGGTCCTCGCCCTCTCCCTCCTCCGCAAGGCGAGGGAGGTCCTGGGGGAGGGGCGGGACAAGCTCCTCTCCTTCACCGACAACCGCCAGGACGCCTCCCTCCAGGCGGGGCACTTCAACGACTTCGTGCGGAGCGTGATGGTCCGGGCCGCCCTGGCCCGGGCCCTGGAGGCGAGGGGGGCCCTGGGCTACGAGGACCTGGCCCAGGAGGTCCTGAAGGCCCTCCCCATCCCCTTGCGGGGCTTCGCCCGCAACAAGAGGCTGGACGAGGGGAGCCAGGCCGCGCACCAGGTGCGGGAGGCCATGAAGGACCTCCTCCGCTACCGCCTCTACGTCGACCTCAAGCGGGGGTGGCGCGTCACCCAGCCCAACCTGGAGGAGGTGGGCCTCCTGGAGGTGGCCTACCCCTACGCCGAGGACCGGGCGTTCCTGGAGAGAGTGAGGGCGGGCTTCTTCCCCCACCTCTCCCTGGAGCATGCCCTCGAGGCGGTCCGCTTCTTCCTGGACCACCTGCGCAGGCGCCTGGCGGTGGAGACCCCCCTCCTCCAAAAGGAGGGCTTTGAGCGCCTGGTGAGGCGGACCGCGGAGCACCTGGACGAGTTCTGGGCCATCGACCCGTACACGGAGATCCCAGTTCTGGCGGCCGCCTTTTCCCCCGAGGGGGGAGGGCAGGTCTCCTTCTCCCCCAGGAGCCGGGCGGGGCGGGAGTTCGAGAAACGCTTCGGGGTGAGCCTCACCCCCGAGTTTCTCCGGGGCTTCACCGAACTCCTCCTGGCCCACGACCTCCTCCGGGAGGTGGAGCCAGGCCTCTACCGCATCCCCGAGTCCGCCCTGGAGTGGCGCCTGGGGGACGGCACTCCCCGGCACGACCCCCTGCGCTTCCGGGGACGGGGGGAGAAGCAGGCCAACCCCTACTTCGCCCGCCTCTACCGGGAGAGCGCCGAGGTCCTGGCCCGCCTGGAGGGGAGGGAGCACACGGCCCAGGTCCGCCCCGAGGAGCGGGAGGCCAGGGAGCGGCGCTTCCGCGGGGAAGAGGAGCCTAGGCTACCTTACCTGGTGGCCTCGCCCACCCTGGAGCTTGGGGTGGACATCGCCGACCTGGACGTGGTGCACCTCAGGAACCTGCCCCCCACCCCCGCCAACTACGCCCAGCGGGTGGGGCGGGCGGGGAGGCAGGGGCAACCCGGGCTGGTGGTGGCCTTCGCCGGGGCCTTCTCCCACCACGACCGCTACTTCTTCGCCAGGCCCCAGGAGATGGTGGGGGGAAGCGTGCGCCCTCCCGCCCTCGAGCTGGCCAACGAGTCCCTCCTCCGGGCCCACATCCACGCGGAGTGGCTCTCTGCCACAGGCCTCTCCCTCCGGGAGAGCATAGGGGACACGGTGAACGTCCAGGACCCCTCCCTCCCCCTCGACCCGGAGGTGGGGCGCCAGATCGCCCTTTCCCCCCAGGCCAGGGCGCGCCTCATGGTCCACCTGAAGCGGATCTTCGCCTACGACTGGGACCGGCTTTCAGGCACGGGCTGGTTTGGGGAGGCCTGGCTGGAGAGGGTGGTGGATGAGGCTCCCCTGGCCTTTGACCGGGCCTTCGACACCTGGCGCTTCCTCTACCGGGCGGCCATGGAGATGCGGGAACGGGGGCACAGGCTGGTGGAGTCCAGGCACAAGGAGGAAAGGGAGAGGGGAGAGGCCATGCGCCGGGAAGCGGAGCGCCAACTGAACCTCCTCCTGCAACGGGACGTGGCCAAGGAGGAGGGGGACTTCTACCCTTACCGCTACCTGGCCTCGGAGGAGTTCCTCCCCGGGTACAACCTCATGGCCCTTCCCGTGCGGGCGTTCATCCCTAGGGGAGAGGGGGAGTTCCTCCACCGCCCCAGGGAGGTGGCCATTGCGGAGTTCGCCCCTGGGGGTGTGATCTACCACGAGGGGGGGAAGTGGAGGCCCGTGGCCCTCTACGCCCCTCCTGGGGGGCTCAAGGGCCGCCTCTCCCAGGTCTGGATCTGCAAGGCGTGCCGGCACCTGTCCTCCCGGGAGAA encodes:
- a CDS encoding DEAD/DEAH box helicase, whose amino-acid sequence is MSVFDLHKRAVSEYQDFIRSFVHVADDRLKAYVEERILGEAGHLWPEPLVQLSPAYEPGETVDELAQAGLLHPTTARIFRRADGSPFRLYRHQVEAIRRTREGRSYVLTSGTGSGKSFAYFIPIVDLAVRHPGLKGPLALVVYPMNALVNSQLHALEELQRRYEERYGPFPLRFARYTGQTGEDKRRALRENPPHLLLTNYVMGEYLLTRPEDRALVSPPPSQAPFFLVFDELHTYRGRQGADVALLARRLRARIGERPVLHVGTSATLIAREGATPKERREAVARFASTFFGADIPPEDVVEEVLRPATRGGPPSEEELRAGARTPLPRDLEGFRSHPLARFVEHALGLEGEEGGYRRRRPRPLSQVAEELAKRAGLPPEEAKGLLEEALQVGASLKDHGRPVFAFKLHQFISQTSVVRASLEAPEVREFGHEPFSESGKLLYPLYLCRNCGQDYYAVVEADGRFLPNEALVGGEVEEGEVGYLAFVEDFDPQRDLPEGWFDQRGRLKSPWRERAPRPIRVDLEGRVREEGATEATLFYYQPAPFSLCLRCGADWSGQEREFTKLTYLGSEGRTSATTVLALSLLRKAREVLGEGRDKLLSFTDNRQDASLQAGHFNDFVRSVMVRAALARALEARGALGYEDLAQEVLKALPIPLRGFARNKRLDEGSQAAHQVREAMKDLLRYRLYVDLKRGWRVTQPNLEEVGLLEVAYPYAEDRAFLERVRAGFFPHLSLEHALEAVRFFLDHLRRRLAVETPLLQKEGFERLVRRTAEHLDEFWAIDPYTEIPVLAAAFSPEGGGQVSFSPRSRAGREFEKRFGVSLTPEFLRGFTELLLAHDLLREVEPGLYRIPESALEWRLGDGTPRHDPLRFRGRGEKQANPYFARLYRESAEVLARLEGREHTAQVRPEEREARERRFRGEEEPRLPYLVASPTLELGVDIADLDVVHLRNLPPTPANYAQRVGRAGRQGQPGLVVAFAGAFSHHDRYFFARPQEMVGGSVRPPALELANESLLRAHIHAEWLSATGLSLRESIGDTVNVQDPSLPLDPEVGRQIALSPQARARLMVHLKRIFAYDWDRLSGTGWFGEAWLERVVDEAPLAFDRAFDTWRFLYRAAMEMRERGHRLVESRHKEERERGEAMRREAERQLNLLLQRDVAKEEGDFYPYRYLASEEFLPGYNLMALPVRAFIPRGEGEFLHRPREVAIAEFAPGGVIYHEGGKWRPVALYAPPGGLKGRLSQVWICKACRHLSSREKEVCPGCRAPLAEKGEPVQVLDLVGVRTRRQERITANEEERFRGGYYLEVAYELLERRRAVAHLEEGGFTLVYAPSARIHHINCGLRRSKEEGFFVDLDTGDLLDGEEARRRAQEPRSAVGMGRVALRVQVAQNALLLHLGELLQGEPRETILSLALALKRGMEVHFQVEEQELGLVELGSTLLYYESAEGGLGILRRLVEEEEALAQVASTALGVLHFSQEGEDLRPDCHRACHECLLSYRDQRLAPLLHRHLALPYLRQLRGARVRRKEGGGRMEALLARCQSRLEREFLRLLEPKGVRLPDEAQYRIGEAHTVVDFLYRPNLVVYVDGPHHEGGRQSGIDERQRKALLELGYRVVVVGYGDLEAGVEAVRRALLEAPPEGGLH